The window ACGGCGAGGTCGTCCGCATGGACGGCTCGCTGCGGATGGCCCCGCGCTGACCCGCCGCCGCCGGGGCACTTCGCGTGCCCCGGCGGTCGTGCTCAGCGGGTGAGGCGGACCTCGAGGCCGATGCCGTCGGTCGTCACCGAGCAGCCGCCGAAAGCGCTCTCCGCGGCCAGCGCTTCGAACTGCTCGCGCGTGAACGCCCGGCGCCGCAGCCACCCGAGCGTCTGCCGCACGGTGAACCCGCTGACGACGCCGACGTTCATCCCGGCGACCTCGCGATCGATATCCGCGCCGGTGGCCTCGTGGTTGAGGTCGTGGATCACCGCGAACCCGCCCGGGCGCAGCAGTCGGTGCATCTCGTTCAGCGCGGTCACCGGCTGCCGGAAGTTCTTGAACGCCGCCTGGCAGACCACGAAGTCGAACGACCCGTCCGCGAACGGCGCGTGCGTGACGTCGCCCTGCCGGAAGTCGACGTCCACTCCTGCCTTCCGCGCCTCTTCCGAAGCGATTTCCGTCATCGTGTGGCTGATGTCGAGCCCGGTGACGTGGAAGCCGCGCTTCGCCAGCTCGACGGCGAAGAAGCCCGGCCCGGGCGCCACCTCCAGGATGTCGGCGCCGTCCCTCAGCCCGGACGTGACCTCGGCGGCCTGCCGCCGGTACTGCGCGAGCTGCGGCTCGGTGCCGCGGTTCTTGGCGTACCAGCGTGCCTGAAAGCCTTCCATCTCGGGCACCCGGTGCTTGCGTGTCGTCTCCATCGGTTCCTACCTCTCCACGAACTCCCCCAGGTCGTCCGGGAATTCGCCGGTTTCGTGAAAGCGCCGCCAGGCGTCGATGCCCGGCAACGCGCCAGTGGTCAGTTCTTCGAGGAAGCCGCGCACCCAGCGCCCTTCGGCTTCCGTCATCGCGATGTCGTACTCGACCTCGACCACGAACAGCCGCGGCATGACCGCCCGCAGCCGCTCCAGGGCCGCTCGCTGTGCCTCGACGTGCTCGTCGAGCTGCCCGAGCCGCTGCCGGAGCAGGCTGATCGTCTGGTCCGGCCCGAGAACGCCCACCATCGACAGCCCGGACCGGAACCGCGGTGGCTCCTTCTCGACCGTGCCGACGAGCTCGCGGACCCAGTCCTCGAACTCCTCACGCCCGGCCGGCGTGATCCGGTAGACGGTCCGCTCGGGCCGCCCGCCGTCCTTGACGCTCTCGACGGCCTCCAACAAGCCGTGCTTTTCGAGGTTCGCGACGACCGTGTAGAGCGAGCCCCACTTGATCGGCATGTCGGCGTCCTTGCCGCGCTGCTTGAGCACGGCCGCCATTTCGTACGGGTGCATCGCGCGTTCCAGCGCGACGGACAGCACGGCCAGGCCCAGCATGCTGGCGACCTTCCGCTTCTTCATGCCGACTCCTCGTTTACGAGTACTCGCAGACGAGTATACGGAAGACGTGCCAGCAGGCAAGTGTCTTAGTCAGTGAACTACTCAGAGGTCGAACATGTACGGGACTTCGGCCTGCGCCCGCGCATCGATCCACTCTCGCAGCGCGCGCGTGGCCAGGACGTCGTCCTCGTTGTAGCGCAGGAGCCGTTCGCGCTGCTCGCCGTCCGGCGTCTCGCCGTCCATGCCGACGGCGTCGCGGTACCAGCGCATCGACGCCTCGCCGCCCGCCTCCGGATCGCGCCAGGCGAACCCGGCGACCGGGGCGATCACCTTC of the Amycolatopsis sp. NBC_01488 genome contains:
- a CDS encoding class I SAM-dependent methyltransferase, producing METTRKHRVPEMEGFQARWYAKNRGTEPQLAQYRRQAAEVTSGLRDGADILEVAPGPGFFAVELAKRGFHVTGLDISHTMTEIASEEARKAGVDVDFRQGDVTHAPFADGSFDFVVCQAAFKNFRQPVTALNEMHRLLRPGGFAVIHDLNHEATGADIDREVAGMNVGVVSGFTVRQTLGWLRRRAFTREQFEALAAESAFGGCSVTTDGIGLEVRLTR
- a CDS encoding PadR family transcriptional regulator codes for the protein MKKRKVASMLGLAVLSVALERAMHPYEMAAVLKQRGKDADMPIKWGSLYTVVANLEKHGLLEAVESVKDGGRPERTVYRITPAGREEFEDWVRELVGTVEKEPPRFRSGLSMVGVLGPDQTISLLRQRLGQLDEHVEAQRAALERLRAVMPRLFVVEVEYDIAMTEAEGRWVRGFLEELTTGALPGIDAWRRFHETGEFPDDLGEFVER